In one Brienomyrus brachyistius isolate T26 chromosome 5, BBRACH_0.4, whole genome shotgun sequence genomic region, the following are encoded:
- the fasn gene encoding fatty acid synthase isoform X3, protein MADYLLVHRWELGTMEEIVIAGISGRLPESDNLQEFWENLFNGVDMVTEDDRRWKPGLYGLPRRNGKLKDISKFDASFFGVHPKQAHTMDPQLRLLLEISYEAIVDGGINPVALRGSKTGVYIGVSGSEAGEAFSRDPEELLGYSMTGCQRAMFANRLSYFFDFNGPSTAIDTACSSSLLAMENAFHAIRHGHCDSALVGGVNLLLKPNTSVQFMKLGMLSPGGSCKSFDSSGDGYCRSEAAVAVLLTRRSMAKRVYATIINAGNNTDGYKEQGVTFPSGDMQQRLVRSLYQEANIPPEQVEYIEAHGTGTKVGDPQEVNGIVSVFCQSEREPLLIGSTKSNMGHPEPASGLAALAKVVLSLEHGMWAPNIHFKEPNPDIPALLDGRVRVVTEPLPVKGGIVGVNSFGFGGSNVHVILRPAGPVTAPRDAKPQLAVPRLLQVCGRTEEAVDELVRKARDNASNAGFLSILNDISTVPAASMPYRGYALIGSEADAMEVQQAQAASRPLWYICSGMGTQWAGMGRSLMQLAEFRESILRSDEALRHTGLCVSRLLMEADESTFEDTVHAFVGLAAIQIGQIDLLQKMGLVPDGIVGHSVGELACGYADGSLCHAEVILAAYWRGRCIKEANLPAGGMAAVGLTWEECKAQCPQGVVPACHNAEDTVTISGPQEAVSQFVAQLKQSGVFAKEVRSAGVAFHSYYMASIAPALLAALKKVIKNPKPRSARWISTSIPQADWDSPLAQYSSAEYHVNNLVSAVLFQEGLNLVPDNAVVVEIAPHALLQAILKRSLKSTCSILPLMKRGHPSNLEFFLSHVGKIYMNGINLDSNKLYPAVEYPVEVGTPFISPHILWDHSQTWDVPVADNFPSGSGGSSSATVYNIDMNPESPDYYLTGHCIDGRVLYPATGYLVLAWRTLLRSQGAVMEHTPVTFEDITIHRATILPKTGAVQLEVRLMPATSRFEVSENGNLTVSGKVSILEDKALEAFQSQVAQTPKATSEDDPRLGLTAGDVYKELRLRGYDYAKAFQGILESSGTGDHGKLRWTGNWVTFLDTMLQMLVLGFSGRSLRLPTRIRSVCVDPRLHEERVRDYGEDKKAIDVQVNRYLDSIIAGGVQISGLHATVAPRRQQQQSPPTLEEFVFVPYMDTQCLRTSEKLGEQLRHCKGLIHRLQHKLAQQGAKLSIPGLEEATEAQLTGAESGLPRLLSALCALELNGNLQSELEQTVRAEKDCLLQDPLLGGLLDSVALRHCLDTVLENGTPDKIRVLEALAAEGRVFSRAVSLLNIQPMLRVEYTATDATQDLLTPHQSSLEDLGVATGQWDPHAGLAPGNLGGADLVVCNCVTSPLSSPEEVVGNLASAAKEGGFLLLHTMLKGDTLGETVAYLLARQQALLSQAEWEKVFSKASLQVAAMKKSFYGSALFLCRRQSPSAQPLFLPVDSTDYQWVEKLKTILAEPSESRVWLTATQAHSGVVGMVNCLRQEPGGNRIRCAFVSNLMRSSAAPSLLPSHKDMQSLLERDLSVNVYRDGQWGVFRHQLIPQELSQEPTEQAYVNVLTRGDLSSLRWIVSPLRHFTPDSPHVQLCPVYYSSLNFRDIMLATGKLPPDAIPGDLALQQCMLGMEFSGRDPSGRRVMGLLPAKGLATCVDADKRFLWDVPSSWTLEQAASVPVVYATAYYALVVRGRLRPGESVLIHSGSGGVGQAAISIALSQGCRVFTTVGSTEKRAYLQERFPQLTAESFANSRDASFEQHVLLHTKGKGVDLVLNSLAEEKLLASLRCLARHGRFLEIGKYDLSNNSPLGMALFLKNVAFHGILLDALFEEGNREWEEVSQLLREGITAGVVQPLRTTVFARDQVEEAFRYMAQGRHIGKVLLQVRTEEPSAGVEAARLSLPAICRTYCPASLSYIITGGLGGFGLELAHWLTERGARKLVLTSRSGIRNGYQAKRVQEWQAMGIQVLVSTKDVGSLEGAQKLITEAAQLGPVGGIFHLAMVLKDGMLENLTPEHFQQVCQPKYDGTIHLDRVTRDRCPELRHFVTFSSVSCGRGNAGQSNYGFANSTMERVCEQRRHDGLPGLAVQWGAIGDVGVVLETMGSNDTVIGGTLPQRISSCLEVLDRFLNQPRPVMSSFVLAERVAAAKGESGGQRDLVEAVAHILGVRDVSSLNADASLADLGLDSLMGVEVRQTLERDYEIVMAMREIRQLTINKLRELSSQQGGAEGEDSRASPLRKGGTGALLDADLSQLLVNPDGPTVTRLNEVQSAERPLFLVHPIEGSITAFRTLTAKLSVPCYGLQCTKAAPLDSIQSLASYYVECMRQVQPDGPYRVAGYSFGACVAFEMCSQLQAAGRPVEHLFLFDGSHSYVAAYTQSYRAKLTPGKESEAETEALCAFIQQFTGMEYNKLLETLLPLLDLEARVNVAVDLITSSHKHVSRASLHFAASAFYYKLKAADRYVPAAKYHGSVALLRAKTSTEYGDGLGADYRLHEVCDGKVSVHVIEGDHRTFLEGEGVDSITGIIHSSLAEPR, encoded by the exons GTTTGTATGGCCTGCCCAGGAGAAACGGAAAACTGAAGGATATCAGTAAATTCGACGCCTCATTTTTCGGTGTGCATCCAAAGCAAGCTCACACAATGGACCCCCAGCTCAGACTCTTGCTAGAGATCTCGTATGAAGCCATTGTAGATGGAG gcataaATCCAGTAGCCCTCCGTGGGTCCAAGACGGGAGTATACATCGGCGTGAGTGGCTCGGAAGCTGGGGAAGCTTTCAGCCGGGATCCAGAGGAGCTCCTAGGATACAGCATGACTGGTTGTCAGCGGGCTATGTTTGCGAACCGGCTCTCCTACTTTTTTGACTTTAACG GTCCCAGCACCGCCATCGACACGGCATGTTCCTCGAGCTTGCTCGCCATGGAGAACGCCTTCCACGCCATTCGACACGGACACTGTGACTCCGCCCTAGTGGGTGGGGTCAATCTGCTGCTCAAACCAAACACCTCCGTGCAGTTCATGAAATTGGGGATGCTGAGTCCTGGGGGCAGCTGCAAGTCTTTTGACTCCTCAG GTGACGGATACTGCCGGTCCGAGGCCGCTGTGGCTGTGTTGCTGACCAGGAGGTCCATGGCAAAGAGGGTTTACGCCACAATCATCAACGCGggaaacaacacagatggttaCAAAGAGCAAG GCGTCACCTTCCCTTCGGGTGACATGCAACAGCGCCTGGTGCGCTCCCTCTACCAAGAGGCCAACATCCCCCCAGAGCAGGTGGAGTACATCGAGGCCCATGGCACGGGCACCAAG GTTGGGGACCCCCAAGAAGTTAATGGCATCGTCAGCGTCTTCTGTCAGTCCGAGCGAGAGCCTTTGCTAATTGGCTCCACCAAGTCCAACATGGGCCACCCCGAGCCAGCGTCTGGCCTGGCCGCCCTCGCCAAG GTGGTCCTGTCTCTGGAGCACGGCATGTGGGCTCCCAACATCCATTTCAAGGAGCCCAACCCCGATATTCCGGCACTGCTGGACGGCAGGGTGCGAGTCGTCACCGAACCTTTGCCCGTCAAGGGTGGCATCGTGGGCGTCAATTCCTTCGGCTTCGGAGGTTCGAACGTCCACGTGATCCTGCGTCCGGCAGGCCCTGTGACCGCGCCCCGAGACGCAAAGCCGCAGCTCGCGGTTCCCCGGCTCCTGCAGGTGTGCGGCCGCACGGAAGAGGCTGTCGACGAGCTCGTCCGGAAGGCCCGGGACAACGCCAGCAATGCCGGCTTCCTAAGCATCCTCAACGACATCTCTACCGTGCCCGCCGCCAGCATGCCCTACAGGGGCTACGCCCTGATTGGTAGCGAGGCGGATGCCATGGAGGTGCAGCAAGCTCAGGCCGCATCCAGACCTCTCTGGTACATCTGCTCAG GGATGGGCACACAGTGGGCGGGAATGGGCCGCAGCCTCATGCAGCTGGCCGAATTCCGCGAGTCCATCCTGCGCTCGGACGAGGCGCTGCGCCACACGGGGCTCTGCGTCTCCCGTCTGCTCATGGAGGCCGACGAGAGCACCTTCGAGGACACAGTGCACGCGTTCGTGGGGCTCGCTGCCATACAG ATCGGCCAAATTGACCTGCTCCAGAAGATGGGCCTGGTGCCAGATGGCATTGTGGGACACTCGGTAGGGGAGCTGGCCTGCGGCTATGCCGACGGGTCCCTCTGCCACGCGGAGGTCATCCTGGCAGCCTACTGGAGAGGGCGATGCATCAAGGAAGCCAACCTGCCCGCAGGGGGAATGGCTGCCGTAG gcctgACGTGGGAGGAGTGTAAGGCCCAGTGCCCACAGGGGGTGGTGCCCGCCTGCCACAATGCCGAAGACACTGTCACGATCTCGGGTCCTCAG GAAGCGGTCAGCCAGTTTGTGGCTCAGCTAAAGCAGAGTGGGGTGTTTGCCAAGGAAGTGCGCAGTGCTGGTGTGGCCTTCCACTCCTACTACATGGCCTCCATCGCTCCTGCCCTGCTGGCCGCACTCAAAAAG GTAATTAAGAATCCGAAGCCAAGGTCCGCTCGCTGGATCAGCACCTCCATCCCGCAGGCTGACTGGGACAGCCCCCTGGCACAATACTCCTCAGCAGAGTACCACGTTAACAACCTGGTGAGCGCTGTGCTCTTCCAGGAGGGCCTGAACCTGGTGCCCGACAACGCCGTGGTGGTGGAGATTGCACCCCATGCCCTACTGCAG GCTATCCTGAAACGCAGCCTCAAATCCACCTGCTCTATCCTGCCCCTGATGAAGAGGGGCCACCCCAGTAACCTGGAGTTCTTCCTCTCGCACGTCGGAAAGATCTACATGAACGG AATCAACTTGGACAGCAACAAGCTGTACCCGGCAGTAGAGTACCCCGTTGAGGTCGGGACCCCCTTCATCTCTCCCCACATCCTCTGGGACCACTCACAGACTTGGGACGTCCCGGTCGCTGATAACTTCCCCTCTGGGTCTGGCGGCTCCAGCTCGGCCACGGTCTACAACATCG ACATGAACCCCGAGTCCCCTGACTACTACCTGACGGGCCACTGCATCGACGGGCGCGTCCTGTATCCGGCCACGGGCTACCTGGTCCTGGCCTGGAGGACGCTGCTGAGGAGCCAAGGGGCGGTGATGGAGCACACGCCTGTCACTTTCGAGGACATCACCATCCACCGGGCCACCATCCTGCCAAAGACCG GCGCCGTCCAGCTGGAGGTCCGGCTCATGCCTGCCACCAGCAGGTTCGAGGTCTCTGAGAATGGCAATCTCACAGTCAGTG GCAAAGTGAGCATCCTTGAGGATAAAGCTTTGGAAGCGTTCCAGTCTCAGGTGGCCCAGACTCCCAAAGCGACATCAGAGGACGACCCCAGGCTGGGGCTGACGGCTGGCGACGTCTACAAAGAGCTGCGCCTGCGGGGTTATGACTATGCCAAGGCGTTCCAGGGCATCCTGGAGTCCAGCGGCACCG GAGACCACGGCAAGCTGAGATGGACGGGTAACTGGGTGACCTTCCTGGACACCATGCTGCAGATGCTGGTGTTGGGCTTTTCGGGCCGGAGCCTGCGGCTGCCCACTCGGATCCGGTCCGTTTGCGTTGATCCCCGTCTGCACGAGGAGAGGGTTCGAGACTATGGGGAGGACAAGAAGG CTATCGATGTGCAGGTGAACCGCTACCTGGACAGCATTATCGCGGGCGGAGTGCAGATCTCCGGCCTCCATGCCACAGTGGCGCCCAggcggcagcagcagcagagcccccccaccctggaGGAGTTTGTCTTCGTGCCATACATGGACACGCAGTGCCTGAGGACCAGCGAGAAGCTCGGCGAGCAGCTGAGGCACTGCAAAG GTCTCATCCATCGCCTGCAGCACAAGCTCGCACAGCAGGGAGCCAAGCTGTCCATACCCGGCCTGGAGGAGGCGACGGAGGCCCAGCTGACCGGGGCCGAGTCGGGGCTCCCGCGCTTGCTGTCGGCCCTGTGTGCTCTGGAGCTCAATGGGAACCTGCAGTCAGAACTGGAGCAGACGGTGCGGGCGGAGAAGGACTGCCTGCTGCAAGACCCGCTGCTGGGCGGCCTGCTGGACTCTGTGGCCCTGCGGCACTGCCTGGACACGGTGCTGGAGAACGGCACGCCCGACAAGATACGGGTGCTGGAG GCCCTCGCCGCAGAAGGCCGCGTTTTCTCCCGTGCGGTCAGCCTCCTAAACATTCAGCCCATGCTGCGGGTGGAGTACACGGCCACCGACGCCACCCAAGACCTGCTGACCCCCCACCAGTCGTCCTTGGAGGACCTGGGTGTCGCCACCGGCCAGTGGGACCCCCACGCGGGCCTTGCCCCCGGCAACCTGGGTGGCGCCGACCTGGTGGTTTGTAACTGTGTGACGAGCCCCCTGTCCAGCCCAGAGGAGGTGGTGGGCAACCTGGCGTCGGCCGCCAAGGAGGGCGGCTTCCTGCTGCTGCACACGATGCTGAAGGGGGACACGCTGGGGGAGACGGTGGCCTACCTCTTGGCCCGCCAACAGGCCCTGCTGTCCCAG GCTGAGTGGGAGAAAGTGTTCAGCAAGGCCTCCCTCCAAGTGGCCGCTATGAAGAAATCGTTCTACGGCTCCGCGCTGTTCCTGTGCCGCCGTCAGAGCCCCAGCGCGCAGCCCCTCTTCCTGCCCGTGGACTCGACCGACTATCAATGGGTGGAAAAACTGAAG ACTATCTTGGCTGAGCCCTCAGAGAGCCGCGTGTGGCTCACTGCCACCCAGGCGCACTCTGGTGTGGTAGGGATGGTCAACTGCCTCCGACAAGAACCAGGCGGTAACCGCATAAG GTGCGCATTCGTGTCCAACTTGATGCGGTCTTCTGCGGCACCCTCCCTACTTCCATCacacaaagacatgcagtcCCTCCTGGAGAGGGACCTGAGCGTCAATGTGTACCGCGATGGGCAGTGGGGCGTCTTCAGGCACCAGCTCATCCCCCAGG AGCTGAGCCAGGAGCCGACAGAACAGGCCTACGTCAATGTGCTGACTCGTGGGGACCTGTCATCCTTGCGCTGGATCGTATCCCCCCTGCGCCACTTCACCCCCGACAGCCCCCATGTGCAGCTCTGCCCTGTCTACTACTCTTCCCTGAATTTCCGCGACATCATGCTGGCCACCGGCAAGCTGCCTCCAGACGCCATCCCAG GAGACTTGGCCCTgcagcagtgcatgctgggaatggAATTCTCAGGCCGTGACCCCAGTGGTCGCCGCGTGATGGGCCTCCTTCCCGCCAAGGGCCTGGCCACTTGTGTGGATGCGGACAAGCGTTTCCTGTGGGACGTGCCCTCCAGCTG GACTCTGGAGCAGGCAGCCTCGGTGCCTGTGGTCTATGCCACTGCTTACTACGCCCTGGTGGTGCGTGGGCGACTGCGTCCCGGGGAGAGTGTGCTCATCCACTCGGGGTCAGGTGGAGTGGGCCAGGCCGCCATCAGCATCGCGCTGAGCCAGGGCTGCCGTGTCTTCACCACAGTCG GGTCGACTGAGAAGCGGGCCTACCTGCAGGAGCGCTTCCCGCAGCTGACGGCCGAGTCCTTCGCCAACTCCAGAGATGCCTCCTTCGAGCAGCACGTTCTGCTCCACACGAAAGGGAAGG GCGTGGACCTGGTGCTCAACTCTCTGGCTGAGGAGAAGCTGCTGGCCAGCCTACGGTGCCTGGCCAGACACGGCCGCTTCCTGGAGATCGGAAAGTACGACCTGTCCAACAACTCCCCACTAG GGATGGCGCTCTTCCTAAAGAATGTGGCTTTCCACGGCATCCTGCTGGACGCCCTCTTCGAGGAGGGCAACCGCGAGTGGGAGGAAGTGTCACAGCTCCTGCGGGAGGGCATCACGGCGGGCGTGGTGCAGCCACTGCGCACCACTGTCTTTGCGAGGGACCAGGTGGAAGAGGCATTCCGCTACATGGCTCAGGGCAGACATATTGGCAAGGTGCTGCTGCAG GTACGCACAGAGGAACCTTCCGCGGGTGTGGAGGCTGCCCGGCTCTCGCTGCCCGCCATCTGCCGCACCTACTGCCCCGCCTCCCTCTCCTACATCATCACTGGAGGCCTGGGTGGCTTCGGCCTGGAACTGGCCCACTGGCTGACCGAGAGGGGAGCTCGCAAACTGGTGCTGACGTCTCGCTCAGGAATCCGCAACG GGTACCAAGCTAAGAGAGTGCAGGAGTGGCAGGCCATGGGTATCCAAGTGCTGGTGTCCACCAAGGACGTTGGCTCCCTGGAGGGCGCCCAGAAGCTCATCACTGAGGCGGCCCAGCTTGGTCCTGTCGGAGGCATCTTTCATCTCGCCATG GTGCTGAAGGACGGCATGCTGGAGAACCTGACGCCGGAGCACTTCCAGCAGGTCTGCCAACCGAAGTACGACGGGACCATCCACCTGGACAG GGTGACCCGGGACCGGTGTCCCGAGCTCCGGCACTTCGTCACCTTCTCCTCTGTGAGCTGCGGTCGTGGCAACGCCGGTCAGAGCAACTACGGCTTCGCCAACTCCACCATGGAGCGCGTGTGCGAGCAGCGGAGGCACGACGGGCTGCCCGGCCTGGCGGTGCAGTGGGGCGCAATCGGCGACGTGGGCGTGGTCTTGGAGACCATGGGCAGCAACGACACGGTCATAGGTGGCACCCTGCCGCAGCGCATCTCCTCCTGCCTGGAGGTGCTGGACCGCTTCCTGAACCAGCCGAGGCCGGTCATGTCCAGCTTCGTGCTGGCCGAGCGGGTGGCGGCCGCCAAGGGCGAGAGTGGAGGCCAGAGGGACTTGGTGGAGGCTGTGGCTCACATCTTGG GTGTGCGTGACGTGAGCAGCCTGAATGCTGATGCCTCTCTAGCCGACCTGGGTCTGGACTCCCTCATGGGCGTGGAGGTTCGGCAGACTCTGGAGCGGGACTACGAAATCGTCATGGCGATGCGGGAGATCCGCCAGCTGACCATTAACAAGCTGCGCGAGCTATCCAGCCAGCAGGGAGGTGCCGAGGGTGAGG ATTCTCGGGCTTCCCCGCTGAGGAAGGGCGGTACCGGTGCCTTGCTGGACGCCGACCTGAGTCAGCTCCTGGTGAATCCCGACGGGCCCACGGTCACGCGACTGAATGAGGTTCAGAGCGCTGAGAGGCCTCTCTTCCTGGTGCACCCCATCGAGGGCTCCATCACCGCTTTCCGCACGCTGACCGCCAAGCTGAGCGTGCCCTGCTACGGCCTGCAGTGCACCAAAG CGGCCCCGCTGGACAGCATCCAGAGTCTGGCCTCCTATTACGTGGAGTGCATGCGGCAGGTGCAGCCGGACGGCCCGTACCGCGTCGCTGGCTACTCCTTCGGAGCCTGTGTGGCCTTTGAGATGTGCTcacagctgcaggctgctggccGCCCCGTGGAGCACCTCTTCCTGTTTGATGGCTCGCACTCCTACGTGGCGGCGTACAcccag AGCTACAGAGCAAAGCTGACCCCGGGCAAAGAGTCTGAAGCTGAAACGGAGGCCCTCTGTGCTTTTATCCAGCAGTTCACTGGAATGGAGTATAACAAG CTCCTGGAGACCCTGCTGCCTCTGTTGGACCTGGAGGCCAGGGTGAATGTGGCCGTGGACCTGATCACATCCAGCCACAAGCACGTGAGCCGCGCCTCGCTGCATTTCGCCGCCTCCGCCTTCTACTACAAGCTGAAGGCCGCCGACCGCTACGTGCCGGCAGCCAAGTACCACGGCAGCGTCGCCCTCCTGAGGGCCAAGACCAGCACCGAGTACGGCGACGGCCTGGGCGCCGACTACCGACTGCACGAG GTCTGTGACGGGAAGGTGTCGGTCCATGTCATCGAGGGGGACCACCGCACCTTCCTGGAGGGCGAGGGTGTGGATTCTATCACTGGAATCATTCACAGCTCACTGGCAGAGCCCCGC TGA